The window CTATGTGGATCAAGGTTACACAGGAGAGCAGCCCGCCGAAGCTGCCCAAACAGAGGGCATCAGGCTGGAAGTGGTGAAACTTCAAGAAGCCAAGAAGGGCTTTGTGTTACTGCCCAGGCGCTGGGTGGTAGAACGCTCATTTGCTTGGTCAGCGCGGTTCCGGCGTCTGGCAAGAGACTATGAACGGTTGACGACCTCCCTGGCAGGCATCCACTGGCTGGCCTTTGCCGTGCTGATGCTTAACTCCCTCTTCTCAAGAGTTCATAACACGCTCTAGGCGCACTTGATTTTGCTGACCATTGTCCAGGACCAAGGTTGGTGCGTTTGCTTCATCGCTTGAAGGTCTTATAAAATTTTCCATTTCCAGGCCTTTTACCGCTGTCTGAATGTGGATCAGCGGCCGCAGCCCCGGTGAGCGTTGTTGGCTAAAATCGTCAGGCATCTTGCGGATCCTAAAATCGCGGAAGGTCACGTTGTGGATGTTTCCACCCCCTTCAGGAAAACGCCACCGATCCATATTCACCGCATAGAATCGGCAACCTCCTTCCACATCCCTCACGGTGACATTTTCTATCAATTCCTGATGACTAAGCAGCCGCACAAAAGTGAAGGCACTTTTTGCCCGTAGGTGCTCGACTGTGATATCTCTGATTGGGCCAGGCACCATGTCCTGCTGAATGACATATTCCTTGGCACTACCATCATCTGCATTCAATGCCACCATATCGTCGTTGGTCGCAAAAGGTGAAAGGGCCGTTAGATGGCGGATGGTGCCACGCTGGCAGAAGCCATCCAGATGCACACCATCCTGATTCATTCGCAAGACACTGAAATCGAATCCGATGTGCTCGATAACAAAGTCTTCGATATGGCAGGCACGGATGGCATAGGCGTCTGGATTCCGAATGGTCAGATTGCGCAAAGTGAGTCGCTGGACCTGGATGAAGTTGAGGGCCACTCCTGTGTAACAGGGCATTTCTTCGGGTAGACCGCGAACATTGTGCTCGTTGTTTCCATCCCAGGTTCCGCCTTCGACGGTAATGTCCTGATTGCCTTGCTTGCGATCTCGGTTCGTTAAGAGAAAGAGATTCACGTCGTTGCCTGAATGATCAGCCAGCCGGATCACCGCCTTTTCATCCAGAAGCAGGCTAGTATGAGAATCCAGAAGCAAGGCAGCGCTGATCATGTATTTGCCAGCAGGAATGACCACAGTGCGATTACCACCGTCGAGTGCCTTTTGAATCGCGGAGGTATCATCAGTGGCTCCATCTCCCTTCGCTCCCATCTCACGAACATTGACTGTCAGTGCGGAAATCGGACCAGACTCAGCCGCAGTTGATGGCGTCTGACAGCCAACAAAGAGACACAACACGGCAGCGCAGAAACCAAAGAAGGAGCGTAGGAAATGGCTTTTTACTTCGAGGGGGAGACTCCACATAGGAATCTAACGTTGTTGGGTGCATTTCTCTTCAAAGGTTCCGCTGAAACGGATACCTAGCGCAACCTCTCCACCACCACATTCCTCACTTTGGCAGTCGTTCCCCAAGTGGCGAAGCCGAAGGGGAGGCATTGGTCTATGAAACCGGGGCGTAGGGTAATGTTCTTGCCTTTGATGGTGGCATTCACCACGATCCGATCCTCCACCCAGGCCCGCAGATCCTCAGGACGCACCTCCACCCGCACGCGATACCAGCGGCCGTTTTCAAACCGCTGCTCGCCGCGGGTTTGATTCTCATTGGCATCCTTAAAGTTGATGCTGGAGATGCCTGTCACGGTGCCGCCCCAACCGCCGAGAACGAAGGTGGCGTAGGCGGCGTGACTGCCGACGGGGAAGGTGACCATGCCAAAGATGTCCTCCCCCTCCACCCGCTGGGCTTCATACTCGATGGCGTAGTTCGTCTGCGGCAGGTGGTCATCCCAGCCCAGCCATTTGGCCCCGGTCATGGGCAGACCGGCGCTGAGATGCAGCTCGCCATTTTTCACTTCGATGGTGCCCTCATCGGGAATCCCTGCCTGCTGCCACTGCGCGGCTGCAGTTCCCTCCAGCAGATGCCATACCTGCGGGGGCGGGGCGACCGGGGGCGGGTGGCGACCGCAACTGGCGAGCAGGAGCAGGACCAAACCGAGAAGACCAGAGAGACGCCGCATGGGGTGAGAGAAAAGGGATGAAGGAGCGCTCAAGATGCGAGGAAAGCGGGCGGGCAGCAAGGATAAGACGGGGGCGAGGTGGATTAATGGATGGTGGATGGGGAAGTGGGCCTGATGGGTTGAGGGCAACGTCATTCCCTGGTGAGCGCGGGGGAGACAGGTCTGCTTTTAAGATTGACTCTGCCCTGGCGGGGCCTTTAAAACCTGAGGCACTTCATTTCCCCCCCGACCTTATGAAGATTCCACGGCATCGTGCCACCCTTGTTATCCTGGGGCTTTGCCTGAGCCTGACCAGCGGTTGTCGAATGGCCGATTGGGTGTTTTGCGACGAATATGTCAACCATGTCTGGAACAGTGTTGGCATGGCCGCCATCGCCGCCTTTACCTTGCCTGTCTTGCTCGTGCCCTGGACTATGATTTGGGGGCTAGCCATGAGCGATCCTTATCCGAAGCCCCCGGTCACGCTCTGGCATTGGGCTCCGGGGAATCATGTCCGGCAGGTGTTTTGGGCGCTGTTCTTGGGTCTGCATGCCTTGGTGAGTGTGGCGTATGCATGGACCTTCGTATCTTTCATCGGCCCTCTTAGGACGGATGGTTTTGATGAGGCGGCTCTGGATGCCGGCTATAACGCCGTGGCCAGCCTTGGCGGGTTCTGGTATTGGGCCAGTCTGCGTGCGCTGGCCAGTTATCACTCCACGTTCAAGCTCTCGGCCAAGCACCGACCTACGCCTGCGGCTGAGCTACCGCCGACGACTGAGCCTTCCGCTGCGTGATCGGTCATGGACTTACGCCGAGCGCCGTGTTTCTTAGCCCATGAGCATGACTCTCGAAGCCCTGACCGAACGCATCTGCGCCTTTCGTGATGCACGTGATTGGAAGCCCTTTCACAATCCCAAGGACATGGCCGTGGCCATTGCGGCAGAGGCTGGGGAGCTGATGCAGCATTTTGTCTGGAAGACGCCGGAGCAGATTGATGAGGTGGTGGTGGCCAAGCGCGCCGAGATCACCGATGAAATCGCCGATGTGGCGATCCTGCTCTTCGAGCTGGCGCATAATCTGGACATTCCCCTGGCCGAGGCCATGAGCGCGAAGCTGGATCGCAACGAAAAACGCTACCCCGCCGACAAAGCGCGCGGCAACAATCTGAAATACAACGAGCTGTAAACGTCTCTGTCATTGACGATGGCTGCTGTTACTTGGGTCAGGTAGGGCACCTCACAAAACGCTCTGGGGCAGGTCCTGGCAGGCTCCACGGGTCCATCCATGTGGGCGTTTGATCCAGCTTAACTGGAGATGGGGCCAAGTTGATCCCCCCTGATGCGAGATGGGCCCCATCGCAACCCAAGAAACGGTTTTTCGTCCGATTGTGTCCGTGATGTCCAATTTCTTGCATCCCCCGGCTTCCTCGCTATCAAAAGCCGTTCTCCAATGACACGTCTTTTCGAAATCCTCGGTAAATTTGATCATGAAAGCGACTGCCAGAAGCTGCTCTATGCGCCGCTGCCGCAGAAGCTGACTTATCGGGAGACGACCGTGTATAAAGTGGACTTTGAAGGCGATGCCGCTGCGCTGGAAGCCTTTGTGGGCCAGGTGCTTCAGGACCCGATCAGCCAGACACTGCGTGACGGCGAGACCCTCGCTTTCGACAAGGCTAGCTTCACGCTGGAATACGGCATGAAGGGCGGTGCGCTGGACCTGGAGAAGGAGATGATCCTTAACTACTACCGCGCTTTGGAAAACCCAGCCTTCCAGATCACCAAGCTGACTTTGCGTAAACGCGTGTATGTCTTCGGTGACAAGGCCGATTCCAAGCCCTTCGTTCGCGATATCTGCAACCCTGCGATCCATACCTGGGAAGTGAAGCAGGCGGCCTAATGGCGGCAAGCTCCTTCGTGCCGCTTCAAGCTCATGCTCCGTTTTTCCTTCCTCGGTTTTCCCGTGATCATTCACTGGACCTTCTGGCTGACGCTGGCGCTCCTGGGTGGATTGATCGGTGCGGATACCCCCGAGGAGATGCAGCGCGTGCTCGTCTGGGTCATTGCCGGGGTGCTTTCCATCTTTGTGCATGAGCTGGGGCACGCGCTGACCATGCATCACTATGGGGCGCGGCAGGTGCACATGGTGTTTCACAGCTTTGGTGGTTATGCGGCCAGTGAGCGCCGGTTTGGCCGCAGTGAGTCTTTTTTTGTCAGTGCCGCAGGCCCGTTCGTGCAGATCGCTGCCGGGGTGGCCATGTGGTGGGTGATGGATGCCTGGCAGACCCCGAGCCTGATGGCCAGTTACTTCATGCGTTCCTTTGTGAACGTCAGCCTGTTTTGGGCCGTGCTGAATCTCTTCCCCATCGTCCCTCTGGATGGTGGGCATATCCTGGCGGCGGTGCTCGGTCCGCAGCGGATGAAGATCACCCTGACCATCAGCCTCGTCTGTGCCGTCGGGTTTGGGATTCTTGCGGCTTTACGCGGGCAGATCTTCATCGCCATCTTCTTCGGTATGTTCGCGTATAACAACTGGAAGCAGCTCCAAGGTGAGCGCCCCAGCATGATGCCTTGAGGCATCGGTGCAGGCTGGGCTTTCCGCACATGGAGTGTGCGGGGGACGGCATTCCTATGGAAACGGACCTCTTCGGGCAACTCGTGAGCACGAATGATTTTGATTCACATCTGTCAGTGATTAGTGTCGATTCGTGCCTCATTAGTGGTTCTTAACTCAGCTTCTGCTTACTCCATGTCTGCCGCCCTTGAAGATCTCCTCACTTGCCTGCGCTTCCCCAGCGTTTCCACGGATTCCAAGCATCATGCCGATACGCGTGCCTGTGCGGAGTGGCTGGTGGCGAAGCTGACCTCCATGGGGCTGAGCACCACTCTGCATGAGACTCCGGGGCATCCGGTGGTGGTGGCGAAGAACAAACACATCGCCGGTCGTCGCACGGTGCTGCTCTATGGCCACTACGATGTGCAGCCGGCGGAACCCTTTGCCGAATGGAAGTCCCCACCTTTCGAGCCGACGATCCGCGATGGCGTCATCTTCTGCCGTGGGGCGACGGATAACAAAGGCCAGTTGATGGCTCACGTAGCCGGGCTGGCTGAAACCCTGGCGGCTCATGCCGATCTGCCCGTGAACTTGACCATCCTCTTCGAAGGTGAAGAGGAGATCGGTAGCCCGAACTTGAAGCCTTTCCTGGAAGCCCACCGCGAGGAGTTGGCCTGTGATGTGGTGGCCATCTCGGATACGGGTATGGTCGGCCCAGGCATCGGCACCTTTACGTACGGTCTGCGCGGCATCGCCTGCATGGAGGTGAAGGTACATGGCCCGAGCATTGACCTGCACTCCGGCATCTTTGGCGGGGCGGTGCCCAATCCCGCCACCATGGCGGCGCGTTTGGTGGCCTCGCTGCATGATGCGCAGGGTAAGGTGCAAATCCCTGGCTTTTACGAGGCAGTGAAACCTCTCCAGGATTGGGAGCGGGCTGCCTGGGCCGAGCTTGGCGATGGTGATGCAGAAACCCTCATGCTCACGGGTGTGCCCGAGTTGTTTGGCGAACCTGGATTCACCGAGCGCGAACGCCGCTGGGCGCGCCCTACGGCGGAGGTGAATGGCATCGGCGGTGGGTATCAGGGCGAAGGCTCGAAGACGGTCATTCCACGTGAGGCTTTCTTTAAACTATCCTTCCGCCTCGTGCCGGACCAGAACCCCGAGCAGATTCTCGATTTGGCGACGGCATACCTCCAGTCCAAAGCTCCCTCCAGTGTGCGCCTGGATATCTATCGCGGTCACACGGGGCAGGCTTACCTCATGGATCCCCAGGGTTCACTCGGTCAGGCCGCACAGCGGGCCTTGTTGAAGACCTTCGGAGGCAAAACCGCGCTCATTCGTGAAGGCGGGAGCATCCCGATCGTGCA is drawn from Prosthecobacter debontii and contains these coding sequences:
- a CDS encoding transposase, which encodes YVDQGYTGEQPAEAAQTEGIRLEVVKLQEAKKGFVLLPRRWVVERSFAWSARFRRLARDYERLTTSLAGIHWLAFAVLMLNSLFSRVHNTL
- a CDS encoding glycosyl hydrolase family 28-related protein; translated protein: MWSLPLEVKSHFLRSFFGFCAAVLCLFVGCQTPSTAAESGPISALTVNVREMGAKGDGATDDTSAIQKALDGGNRTVVIPAGKYMISAALLLDSHTSLLLDEKAVIRLADHSGNDVNLFLLTNRDRKQGNQDITVEGGTWDGNNEHNVRGLPEEMPCYTGVALNFIQVQRLTLRNLTIRNPDAYAIRACHIEDFVIEHIGFDFSVLRMNQDGVHLDGFCQRGTIRHLTALSPFATNDDMVALNADDGSAKEYVIQQDMVPGPIRDITVEHLRAKSAFTFVRLLSHQELIENVTVRDVEGGCRFYAVNMDRWRFPEGGGNIHNVTFRDFRIRKMPDDFSQQRSPGLRPLIHIQTAVKGLEMENFIRPSSDEANAPTLVLDNGQQNQVRLERVMNS
- a CDS encoding family 16 glycoside hydrolase; translated protein: MRRLSGLLGLVLLLLASCGRHPPPVAPPPQVWHLLEGTAAAQWQQAGIPDEGTIEVKNGELHLSAGLPMTGAKWLGWDDHLPQTNYAIEYEAQRVEGEDIFGMVTFPVGSHAAYATFVLGGWGGTVTGISSINFKDANENQTRGEQRFENGRWYRVRVEVRPEDLRAWVEDRIVVNATIKGKNITLRPGFIDQCLPFGFATWGTTAKVRNVVVERLR
- a CDS encoding nucleotide pyrophosphohydrolase, translated to MSMTLEALTERICAFRDARDWKPFHNPKDMAVAIAAEAGELMQHFVWKTPEQIDEVVVAKRAEITDEIADVAILLFELAHNLDIPLAEAMSAKLDRNEKRYPADKARGNNLKYNEL
- a CDS encoding metalloprotease, whose protein sequence is MLRFSFLGFPVIIHWTFWLTLALLGGLIGADTPEEMQRVLVWVIAGVLSIFVHELGHALTMHHYGARQVHMVFHSFGGYAASERRFGRSESFFVSAAGPFVQIAAGVAMWWVMDAWQTPSLMASYFMRSFVNVSLFWAVLNLFPIVPLDGGHILAAVLGPQRMKITLTISLVCAVGFGILAALRGQIFIAIFFGMFAYNNWKQLQGERPSMMP
- a CDS encoding dipeptidase encodes the protein MSAALEDLLTCLRFPSVSTDSKHHADTRACAEWLVAKLTSMGLSTTLHETPGHPVVVAKNKHIAGRRTVLLYGHYDVQPAEPFAEWKSPPFEPTIRDGVIFCRGATDNKGQLMAHVAGLAETLAAHADLPVNLTILFEGEEEIGSPNLKPFLEAHREELACDVVAISDTGMVGPGIGTFTYGLRGIACMEVKVHGPSIDLHSGIFGGAVPNPATMAARLVASLHDAQGKVQIPGFYEAVKPLQDWERAAWAELGDGDAETLMLTGVPELFGEPGFTERERRWARPTAEVNGIGGGYQGEGSKTVIPREAFFKLSFRLVPDQNPEQILDLATAYLQSKAPSSVRLDIYRGHTGQAYLMDPQGSLGQAAQRALLKTFGGKTALIREGGSIPIVQAFKDVLNADTLLLGLALPDCQAHAPNENFPIANFEAGIRLNQNLLAELGA